A single genomic interval of Bradyrhizobium japonicum USDA 6 harbors:
- a CDS encoding Spy/CpxP family protein refolding chaperone produces MRKFTIAAIAVLSIAGSGAVYAQFHRPWMEHFRHVRMNPEDRAAFVDARIAAVHAGLKLNADQEKLWPPVEAAVRDFAKLRIDRANARMNTRPGDAGKNADTPEDPVARLRQRAEDMGATSAALKKIADAADPLYKTLDEGQKRRLAVLTRHRGPFGGGGDGPSRHFMERGMDRMMERGMDRFHGDRFDRDGGPDRDREGRL; encoded by the coding sequence ATGAGGAAGTTCACCATCGCCGCCATCGCCGTGCTCAGCATCGCCGGCTCGGGCGCGGTCTATGCCCAATTTCATCGCCCGTGGATGGAGCACTTCCGCCACGTCCGCATGAACCCGGAGGACCGTGCCGCCTTCGTCGACGCGCGGATCGCCGCCGTCCATGCCGGGCTGAAGCTCAACGCCGACCAGGAGAAGCTATGGCCGCCGGTCGAGGCTGCCGTGCGCGACTTCGCCAAGCTGCGCATCGACCGCGCCAACGCGCGGATGAATACGCGCCCGGGTGACGCCGGCAAGAACGCCGACACGCCCGAGGATCCGGTCGCCCGCCTGCGTCAGCGCGCCGAGGACATGGGCGCGACCTCCGCCGCCCTGAAGAAGATCGCCGATGCCGCCGATCCGCTCTACAAGACGCTCGACGAGGGCCAGAAGCGGCGCCTTGCCGTGCTGACCCGCCACCGTGGCCCGTTCGGCGGGGGTGGGGACGGCCCGTCCCGACACTTCATGGAACGGGGCATGGACCGCATGATGGAGCGCGGCATGGACCGCTTCCACGGCGACCGTTTCGACCGTGACGGCGGCCCGGACCGGGATCGCGAGGGCCGGCTCTGA
- a CDS encoding lytic transglycosylase domain-containing protein has product MFERSLRVVVPLFLVLAVNNATAVARMRPAVATASYRTGDPFAAFVEEASRRFGVPVHWIRAVIDVESVGDVRAKSPKGDMGLMQIMPETWADLHLRYHLGSDPYDPSDNILAGTAYLREMHDRYGSPGFLAAYNAGPARYETHLAGRPLPAETQANLDKLGPVVGDDITGSEAVANLQRSAAVLFVVRSGSSKTDARLQPGRPPNRAPTAAAVHNISAIVPQATGLFVARSDAGRPR; this is encoded by the coding sequence TTGTTCGAGAGAAGCCTGCGCGTTGTCGTGCCGCTGTTCCTCGTCCTGGCCGTCAATAACGCTACTGCTGTCGCCCGGATGCGACCTGCGGTGGCTACGGCGAGTTATCGAACTGGCGATCCATTTGCGGCTTTCGTCGAGGAGGCCTCGCGTCGCTTCGGCGTCCCGGTGCACTGGATACGCGCAGTCATAGACGTCGAAAGCGTTGGAGACGTGCGCGCCAAGTCACCGAAAGGCGACATGGGGCTGATGCAGATCATGCCGGAGACTTGGGCAGATCTGCACCTGCGGTACCATCTCGGCAGCGATCCGTACGATCCCAGCGACAATATTCTTGCGGGTACTGCGTATCTTCGCGAAATGCACGATCGGTATGGTTCACCGGGCTTCCTTGCAGCCTACAACGCCGGACCTGCTCGCTACGAGACGCATCTGGCCGGCCGTCCATTGCCAGCTGAGACCCAGGCCAATTTGGACAAGCTTGGACCAGTGGTCGGCGACGACATCACAGGTTCGGAGGCAGTTGCGAACCTGCAGCGATCGGCAGCGGTGCTCTTCGTTGTGCGGTCTGGAAGCTCGAAGACCGATGCACGGCTGCAGCCTGGGCGCCCGCCGAACCGGGCTCCGACGGCCGCTGCCGTTCACAACATCTCGGCCATCGTGCCACAGGCAACAGGGTTGTTCGTCGCGAGATCTGATGCAGGACGCCCGCGATGA
- a CDS encoding 2-isopropylmalate synthase produces the protein MAPVNKSDKDRVIIFDTTLRDGEQCPGATMTFEEKLEVAELLDDMGVDVIEAGFPITSEGDFQAVSEIARRSKNAVIAGLSRAHPADIDRCAEAVKFAKRGRVHTVIATSPLHMRVKLNKTPEQVIETSVAMVARARNQIDDVEWSAEDGTRSEMEYLCRIVEAVIKAGATTVNIPDTVGYTVPEEYTHFMKTLIERVPNSDKAVFSVHCHNDLGMAVANSLAGIVGGARQVECTVNGIGERAGNAALEEIVMAINVRNDKFPYWNKIDTTQLTRASKVVSAATSFPVQYNKAIVGRNAFAHESGIHQDGVLKDASTYEIMRPEMVGLKQSSLVLGKHSGRHAFVHKLEEMGYKLGPNQLEDAFTRMKALADRKKDIYDEDIEALVDEEMAASHDRIKLTSLTVIAGTHGPQRATMKLDVDGQIKIEEAEGNGPVDAVFNCIKRLVPHEAKLELYQVHAVTEGTDAQAEVSVRLSHEGRAMTARAADPDTLVASAKAYLGALNKIVMKRQRDTVTTAAAS, from the coding sequence ATGGCCCCCGTGAACAAGTCCGACAAGGACCGCGTCATCATTTTCGACACCACGCTGCGCGACGGCGAGCAGTGCCCCGGCGCCACCATGACCTTCGAGGAGAAGCTCGAGGTCGCCGAGCTGCTGGATGATATGGGCGTCGACGTCATCGAGGCCGGCTTCCCGATCACCTCCGAAGGCGACTTCCAGGCCGTCAGCGAGATAGCCCGCCGTTCCAAGAACGCCGTCATCGCCGGCCTGTCGCGCGCGCACCCCGCCGACATCGATCGCTGCGCCGAAGCCGTGAAGTTCGCAAAACGCGGCCGCGTCCACACCGTGATCGCGACCTCGCCGCTGCACATGCGGGTGAAGCTGAACAAGACCCCGGAGCAGGTGATCGAGACCTCGGTCGCCATGGTCGCACGCGCCCGCAACCAGATCGACGACGTCGAATGGTCGGCCGAAGACGGCACCCGCAGCGAGATGGAGTATCTGTGCCGCATCGTGGAGGCCGTCATCAAGGCCGGCGCCACCACGGTGAACATCCCCGACACCGTCGGCTACACGGTGCCGGAGGAATACACCCACTTCATGAAGACGCTGATCGAGCGCGTGCCGAACTCCGACAAGGCCGTGTTCTCCGTGCACTGCCATAACGACCTCGGCATGGCCGTGGCGAACTCGCTGGCCGGCATCGTCGGTGGCGCGCGTCAGGTCGAGTGCACCGTCAACGGCATCGGCGAGCGCGCCGGCAACGCCGCGCTGGAAGAGATCGTGATGGCGATCAACGTGCGCAACGACAAATTCCCGTACTGGAACAAGATCGACACGACGCAGCTCACCCGCGCCTCGAAGGTGGTATCGGCGGCGACCTCGTTCCCGGTGCAGTACAACAAGGCCATCGTCGGCCGTAACGCCTTCGCGCATGAGAGCGGCATCCATCAGGACGGCGTGCTGAAGGATGCTTCCACCTACGAGATCATGCGGCCCGAGATGGTCGGCCTGAAGCAGTCCTCGCTGGTGCTGGGCAAGCATTCCGGCCGCCACGCCTTCGTGCACAAGCTGGAGGAGATGGGCTACAAGCTCGGTCCGAACCAGCTGGAAGATGCGTTCACGCGGATGAAGGCGCTCGCCGACCGCAAGAAGGACATTTACGACGAGGACATCGAGGCGCTGGTCGACGAGGAGATGGCAGCGTCGCACGACCGCATCAAGCTGACCTCGTTGACTGTGATCGCCGGCACCCATGGCCCGCAGCGCGCGACCATGAAGCTTGACGTCGACGGCCAGATCAAGATCGAGGAAGCCGAGGGCAACGGTCCTGTCGATGCGGTGTTCAACTGCATCAAGCGCCTGGTGCCGCACGAGGCCAAGCTGGAGCTGTACCAGGTCCACGCCGTCACCGAAGGCACCGACGCGCAGGCCGAAGTCTCGGTGCGGCTGTCGCATGAGGGACGTGCCATGACAGCGCGCGCGGCGGATCCGGATACGCTGGTGGCATCCGCCAAGGCTTATCTCGGCGCGCTCAACAAGATCGTCATGAAGCGCCAGCGCGATACCGTGACGACGGCAGCGGCGAGCTGA
- a CDS encoding extracellular catalytic domain type 1 short-chain-length polyhydroxyalkanoate depolymerase: MLNQDIVREATRLTRAGQLVEATALLQRMLQGDRAPRPESRSASQAPLSRLDPLTIDAMADVVEEREAPQASSARSGQGRRRSLPLDGMRDFSGLGLRSPITRAPLSPSDIVPEGTRFIAGTFSNAAGSRTYKLFIPSRCQGQRLPLIVMLHGCTQSPDDFAAGTRMNFLAEEQNCFVAYPEQPSGANQSKCWNWFRTGDQRRGEGEPSMIAGITRQIMRDHPIDPKRVYVAGLSAGGAAAAIMGATYSDLYAAVGIHSGLACGAASDLPSAFVAMRQGGGSKAIADGKTSVPTIVFHGDRDTTVHPKNGDQIIEQAARATRPTMRVLRGRVPHGHAYTRTVLIDGAGRATSEHWNIDGAGHAWSGGSPAGSYTDPQGPDATREMLRFFLEHSLGG; this comes from the coding sequence ATGCTGAATCAAGACATAGTCCGCGAAGCAACCCGCCTCACGCGTGCCGGCCAACTGGTCGAAGCCACCGCGCTGCTGCAGCGCATGCTCCAGGGCGATCGCGCTCCAAGACCGGAGTCGCGCAGCGCCTCTCAGGCTCCGCTCTCGCGGCTCGATCCGCTTACCATCGACGCCATGGCCGACGTCGTCGAGGAGCGAGAAGCTCCGCAGGCCTCGTCGGCCCGCTCTGGTCAGGGACGCAGACGCTCCTTACCGCTCGACGGAATGCGGGATTTTTCCGGGCTTGGCCTGCGAAGTCCGATTACGCGCGCTCCTCTGTCGCCATCGGACATCGTGCCCGAGGGCACACGGTTTATCGCCGGTACCTTCAGTAACGCCGCGGGAAGCCGGACCTACAAGCTGTTCATCCCGAGCCGCTGCCAGGGACAACGGCTTCCCCTGATCGTCATGCTTCATGGCTGCACCCAGTCGCCCGACGATTTCGCGGCCGGCACCCGGATGAACTTCCTGGCGGAAGAGCAGAATTGCTTCGTGGCCTATCCTGAGCAGCCGAGCGGAGCCAACCAGTCGAAGTGCTGGAACTGGTTTCGCACCGGTGACCAGCGCCGCGGTGAGGGCGAGCCTTCGATGATCGCCGGCATTACCCGCCAGATCATGCGCGACCATCCGATCGATCCGAAGCGCGTATACGTCGCGGGTCTCTCTGCCGGTGGGGCCGCCGCTGCCATCATGGGCGCCACGTATAGCGACCTATACGCGGCCGTCGGCATTCATTCAGGCCTGGCGTGTGGGGCCGCCAGCGACCTTCCCTCCGCGTTCGTCGCCATGCGGCAGGGAGGCGGCTCCAAGGCAATTGCGGACGGCAAAACTTCTGTGCCGACCATCGTTTTCCATGGCGATCGCGACACAACGGTGCATCCAAAGAATGGCGATCAGATTATCGAGCAGGCCGCCAGGGCAACGAGGCCGACGATGAGGGTGCTGCGCGGACGCGTACCCCACGGCCATGCCTATACTCGCACCGTCCTGATCGACGGGGCCGGTCGGGCGACTTCCGAACACTGGAACATCGATGGCGCGGGACACGCATGGTCAGGCGGCAGCCCCGCCGGGTCCTACACTGACCCGCAAGGGCCGGATGCCACGAGGGAAATGCTGCGCTTCTTCCTCGAGCATTCGCTCGGTGGGTAG
- a CDS encoding TRAP transporter substrate-binding protein: MRRLIWAAASVAVLTGALALTGPASAQSPIIIKFSHVVATDTPKGKASEKFKELAEKYTGGKVKIEVYPNSTLYKDKEELEALQLGSVQMLAPSNSKFGPLGIREFEVFDLPYILPDLKTLRKVTEGPLGLRLLKLLDSKGITGLAYWDNGFKQMSANKKLVTPADYQGVKFRIQSSRVLQAQFKALSSLPQVMAFSEVYQALQTGVVDGQENTWSNIYTQKMHEVQKYITETNHGYIGYVVIVNKKFWDDLPADIRDQLSKAMKEATDFNNAQSQKENDDALAEIKKSGKSEIIKLTPQQDEAMRKAMEPVYKDAAGRVGQPLIDEFLKESKSTTN, encoded by the coding sequence ATGCGGAGACTCATTTGGGCTGCGGCATCGGTTGCGGTCTTGACCGGGGCGTTGGCCCTGACCGGGCCGGCGTCGGCCCAATCGCCGATCATCATCAAGTTCAGTCACGTCGTCGCCACCGACACGCCGAAGGGCAAGGCGTCGGAGAAGTTCAAGGAGCTCGCCGAGAAGTACACCGGCGGCAAGGTCAAGATCGAGGTTTACCCGAACTCGACGCTCTACAAGGACAAGGAAGAGCTCGAGGCGCTTCAGCTCGGCAGTGTGCAGATGCTGGCGCCGTCCAACTCCAAGTTCGGCCCGCTCGGCATCCGCGAGTTCGAGGTGTTCGATCTGCCTTACATCCTTCCGGACCTGAAGACGCTGCGGAAGGTGACGGAAGGCCCGCTCGGCCTCCGGCTGCTCAAGCTCTTGGACTCAAAGGGCATCACCGGCCTTGCCTATTGGGACAACGGCTTCAAGCAGATGAGCGCCAACAAGAAGCTGGTCACGCCCGCCGACTACCAGGGCGTCAAGTTCCGCATCCAGTCCTCGCGCGTGCTGCAGGCGCAGTTCAAGGCGCTCAGTTCGCTGCCGCAGGTGATGGCGTTCTCGGAAGTCTATCAGGCGCTGCAGACCGGCGTCGTCGACGGTCAGGAGAACACCTGGTCGAACATCTATACGCAGAAGATGCACGAGGTGCAGAAGTACATCACCGAGACCAATCACGGCTACATCGGCTACGTCGTGATCGTGAACAAGAAGTTCTGGGACGATCTGCCGGCCGACATCCGCGACCAACTGTCGAAGGCGATGAAGGAGGCGACCGACTTCAACAACGCTCAGTCGCAGAAGGAGAACGACGACGCGCTGGCCGAGATCAAGAAGAGCGGCAAGAGCGAGATCATCAAGCTCACGCCGCAGCAGGACGAGGCGATGCGCAAGGCGATGGAGCCGGTCTACAAGGACGCCGCAGGTCGCGTCGGCCAGCCTCTGATCGACGAGTTCCTCAAGGAATCGAAGAGCACGACGAACTGA
- a CDS encoding CsbD family protein, with the protein MDREHVKGAADKAKGAIKEGAGKLTGDKDMEAEGKIDKAKGSAHNAAGDVKDAARDAADALKNKQKRRQKLAASGRPSLSGGQTASWIFVPKWREAWKGPSRPDPQFSCAPAIRCSSLLRFSATKREGAFASYRNS; encoded by the coding sequence ATGGACCGCGAACATGTGAAGGGCGCTGCCGACAAGGCAAAAGGCGCCATCAAAGAAGGTGCCGGTAAGCTCACTGGCGACAAGGACATGGAAGCCGAAGGCAAGATCGACAAGGCCAAGGGATCTGCCCACAATGCGGCGGGAGATGTGAAGGATGCAGCGCGGGACGCCGCTGACGCCCTCAAAAATAAGCAGAAGAGAAGACAAAAACTAGCCGCCTCCGGGCGGCCCTCTCTTTCTGGTGGGCAGACGGCTTCTTGGATCTTTGTTCCGAAATGGCGCGAGGCTTGGAAAGGCCCGTCTCGCCCCGACCCTCAATTTTCGTGTGCGCCGGCCATTCGCTGCTCTTCCTTACTGAGGTTTTCAGCCACCAAGCGTGAGGGAGCGTTTGCATCCTATAGGAACAGCTAG
- a CDS encoding CopG family transcriptional regulator, with translation MAGNAHELRPKAPDTEKITINLGYVDLGHVDLMVQEGFYSNRTDFIRTAIRNQLERHVEVVRQSTARKNLDLGLRNYTREDLEAARRAGEMLQINVLGLATIAQDVTPELARATIASVSVLGALHATPAVKAALADRTR, from the coding sequence ATGGCCGGAAATGCACACGAGCTGCGACCCAAGGCCCCCGACACCGAGAAGATCACGATCAACCTTGGCTATGTCGACCTCGGTCATGTCGATCTCATGGTGCAGGAAGGGTTCTATTCGAACAGGACCGATTTCATCCGGACAGCAATCCGGAACCAGCTCGAGCGACACGTAGAGGTCGTCAGACAATCCACGGCCCGGAAGAACTTGGACCTCGGGCTGCGCAACTACACACGCGAGGATCTCGAAGCGGCGCGGCGCGCCGGCGAAATGCTGCAGATCAATGTTTTGGGCTTAGCCACCATCGCCCAGGACGTCACTCCCGAGTTGGCGCGCGCCACGATCGCGTCGGTTTCGGTGCTGGGGGCCCTACACGCCACTCCCGCGGTCAAGGCCGCTCTCGCCGACAGAACGAGGTGA
- a CDS encoding histidine kinase dimerization/phospho-acceptor domain-containing protein, whose protein sequence is MTKLALEDHIFDLLRFVADDLETAQTPRERFDKSRGDGPKDSPFSQSAAELHAALRLADGFNIDQMISEYRALRASVVKQWVAHHRSLADTDIEDLTRFNEAIDQAVTESVAHYTKTINDSCNLFLGVLGHDLRNPLGAVSMGAQWMERSGTTDAKQAKVVSEIKLAAGRATRILNDLLDLTRFHRHSNPRYKDRERRCGSVPGNRG, encoded by the coding sequence ATGACGAAGTTGGCTCTGGAAGATCATATCTTCGATCTTCTTAGGTTTGTGGCGGACGACCTCGAAACCGCACAAACCCCGCGGGAGCGATTTGATAAATCGCGAGGCGACGGCCCGAAAGATAGCCCCTTTTCTCAAAGCGCGGCTGAGCTCCATGCCGCTCTGCGTCTGGCCGACGGCTTTAACATCGACCAGATGATCTCGGAATACCGGGCGCTTCGCGCAAGCGTCGTCAAGCAGTGGGTTGCTCATCATCGAAGCCTTGCGGACACCGATATTGAGGACTTGACGCGGTTCAATGAAGCGATCGATCAGGCCGTGACGGAGTCGGTGGCCCACTATACCAAGACGATAAATGACTCGTGCAACCTGTTTCTGGGCGTCCTCGGCCACGACCTGCGCAATCCTCTCGGCGCCGTTTCAATGGGCGCTCAGTGGATGGAGCGATCGGGGACAACCGACGCGAAGCAGGCCAAGGTTGTTTCGGAGATCAAGCTGGCCGCAGGGCGGGCGACGCGAATTCTGAACGATCTGCTCGATCTCACACGCTTCCATCGGCACTCAAATCCCCGTTACAAAGACCGAGAACGACGTTGCGGCTCTGTGCCAGGAAATCGCGGATGA
- a CDS encoding S26 family signal peptidase, whose product MIGRFKTLTAMLGGAAALIAPIVLEITPLYVWNASESVPFGLYRLRPVDSLFVTELLAVQPPEPLASFLDLNGYLPARVPMLKRVLALPGQTVCRNGLTVSVDAIEMGQARERDDRGRPLPKWQGCRVVGEGEFFVMNRQSANSLDGRYFGFLPTSAVIGRAFPVWTWED is encoded by the coding sequence ATGATCGGCAGGTTCAAGACGCTGACCGCGATGCTCGGCGGTGCCGCGGCTCTTATCGCGCCTATCGTTCTCGAGATCACGCCGCTCTACGTCTGGAATGCATCCGAGAGCGTACCGTTCGGCCTCTATCGTTTGCGACCGGTTGACAGCCTGTTCGTCACGGAACTCCTCGCCGTACAGCCACCGGAGCCGCTTGCAAGCTTCCTCGACCTGAACGGCTATCTGCCGGCCAGAGTGCCGATGCTTAAGCGCGTGCTGGCGCTTCCGGGGCAGACCGTCTGCCGAAACGGGCTCACAGTTTCTGTCGACGCGATCGAAATGGGGCAAGCGCGGGAGCGCGATGACCGCGGCCGACCGCTCCCGAAATGGCAGGGCTGCCGCGTCGTCGGCGAGGGCGAATTCTTCGTCATGAACCGGCAGTCCGCCAACTCGCTGGATGGCCGCTATTTCGGGTTCTTGCCGACATCGGCCGTGATTGGCCGAGCGTTCCCTGTGTGGACTTGGGAGGACTGA
- a CDS encoding helix-turn-helix domain-containing protein, translating into MRELRNAADRFVLGVLDGKTINKSGLGGADVSLPRQLENIERLIIEDALRRKQGDVQATAALLGLPKQTLYDKIKRLGVNVDGIKEGSSLRRGLCSSTDAGMTCRRRYPPS; encoded by the coding sequence GTGCGCGAGCTTCGCAATGCCGCCGACCGTTTCGTGTTGGGTGTGCTCGACGGCAAGACGATCAACAAATCCGGCCTTGGCGGCGCGGACGTCTCGTTGCCTCGCCAGCTCGAGAACATCGAACGATTGATCATCGAGGATGCATTGCGCCGCAAGCAGGGCGACGTCCAGGCAACAGCTGCGCTGCTCGGCCTCCCCAAGCAGACCTTGTACGACAAGATCAAGCGTCTTGGGGTGAACGTCGACGGCATCAAGGAAGGTTCGAGTCTCCGCCGGGGATTGTGTTCGAGTACGGATGCCGGGATGACGTGCCGCCGACGTTACCCGCCATCTTGA
- a CDS encoding sensor histidine kinase has translation MVSCDRARLGQVLSNLMGNAVHYGDVATPITVTVAGNDPDAVTINVHNLGSSIPLEAQKSIFQSWTRGHDDGSPPEHSTHLGLGLYIAKLIVEAHGGEISVASNEETGTCFSIRLPHR, from the coding sequence TTGGTTTCCTGCGACCGCGCCCGCCTGGGACAGGTGCTGTCCAACCTGATGGGCAACGCGGTCCATTATGGCGACGTAGCGACGCCCATCACAGTGACCGTCGCAGGTAACGATCCCGATGCTGTGACCATCAACGTGCACAATCTCGGCTCCTCAATCCCGCTTGAAGCGCAAAAATCAATCTTCCAATCCTGGACGCGAGGCCACGATGACGGAAGTCCGCCAGAGCACAGTACCCACCTCGGCCTTGGCCTCTACATCGCAAAATTGATCGTCGAAGCCCATGGCGGCGAGATCTCTGTGGCATCCAACGAAGAAACAGGCACGTGCTTTTCGATCCGACTGCCTCACAGGTGA
- a CDS encoding DUF2958 domain-containing protein, with protein sequence MNCATYPIVDLLKRSDWERLDVQRRSPHGGRTRPTLGERNQRRCHVPVAKFFTPAQAAWLITEVDPNEPDRLFGLCDLGQGCPELGYVLSYSICRLRQFVGISGSAFPGPAPRLSRGLQDGG encoded by the coding sequence ATGAATTGTGCGACATATCCAATCGTCGATTTACTCAAACGCTCTGACTGGGAGCGGCTTGATGTCCAACGTCGATCTCCTCACGGTGGCAGAACGCGTCCAACTCTTGGTGAACGCAATCAACGGCGGTGCCACGTACCAGTTGCGAAATTTTTCACACCGGCTCAAGCCGCGTGGCTCATCACTGAAGTCGACCCAAACGAGCCCGATCGCCTCTTCGGACTGTGCGACCTCGGTCAGGGGTGCCCGGAACTCGGCTACGTCTTATCTTATTCGATCTGTCGCCTGAGGCAGTTCGTGGGGATCTCAGGGAGTGCGTTTCCTGGTCCGGCGCCGCGTCTGTCCCGCGGCCTTCAAGATGGCGGGTAA